A stretch of Kyrpidia spormannii DNA encodes these proteins:
- a CDS encoding VOC family protein, with translation MGVIRLGYVHLRATDNSEARKHYEDVLGLKLMHEEPDRLYYKAWDEWDHHHLVLEQGGLGLNKFGFKVTGPEALDEFERKTRQFGCTVMRMSKGENLAVGEGLRVVLPSEHIMELYYDIEYVGTEVGTINPLLRPKHLIGIGVPQLDHMLLSAEDPGLMERFFIECMNFRVSERVVTELGEKGKVIGTWLFATHKTHDIAFINGVNGKFHHIGYKVMDWNAIRIAGEILGMNDVSVGFGPDIHGLSRGQTIYFFDPAGNRNEVFAGGYETFPDWPTMTWTADQLLRAVGHIGREMKENHFTVVT, from the coding sequence ATGGGCGTCATTCGTTTGGGCTACGTTCACCTGCGTGCGACAGACAATTCAGAAGCAAGGAAGCATTACGAGGATGTCTTGGGGCTTAAGCTGATGCACGAAGAACCGGACAGGCTGTATTACAAGGCGTGGGATGAATGGGATCACCACCATCTCGTCCTTGAGCAAGGCGGACTGGGACTGAACAAATTTGGGTTTAAGGTTACAGGTCCAGAAGCACTGGACGAGTTTGAGAGGAAAACCCGCCAATTCGGATGCACGGTCATGCGAATGAGCAAGGGTGAGAATTTGGCGGTTGGTGAAGGACTTCGCGTCGTCCTGCCTTCCGAACACATCATGGAGCTGTATTACGACATTGAATACGTTGGCACTGAGGTCGGCACCATCAATCCCCTTTTACGCCCGAAGCATCTCATCGGAATTGGCGTGCCGCAACTTGACCATATGCTTCTAAGCGCTGAAGACCCCGGGTTAATGGAGCGATTCTTTATCGAGTGCATGAATTTCCGGGTGTCCGAGCGAGTGGTGACCGAGTTAGGCGAAAAAGGGAAAGTCATAGGAACGTGGCTGTTTGCGACTCATAAGACACACGATATCGCTTTCATTAACGGTGTGAATGGGAAGTTCCATCACATCGGTTATAAGGTGATGGATTGGAACGCGATTCGGATTGCCGGTGAAATTCTGGGAATGAACGATGTTTCCGTTGGCTTTGGACCCGATATCCACGGCCTGAGCCGAGGACAGACGATTTACTTCTTTGATCCCGCGGGGAATCGAAACGAAGTGTTCGCAGGAGGGTATGAGACATTCCCTGACTGGCCAACCATGACGTGGACGGCTGACCAGTTGCTCAGAGCTGTGGGGCACATTGGACGCGAGATGAAAGAAAATCACTTTACGGTTGTGACTTGA
- a CDS encoding APC family permease translates to MSQVTLKHGVLSFTDVMVSGLANIGPAMSLFFGAAFLAETVGKSIPFEVILAGIAILTLGNTMAQFSKSIPSAGSFVTFISRTFGAGLGTASAFVIVVGYIIAISGVIAVLGGWVSAILSRDLGVHVPWLVVMILGSAGITWLLLRGVKVSSFWAIVFFFFEAGVLLLLAGAILIKGGAEGISGMPFNPSGASMEALATAFPLVVFMFVGWENSGALAEETANPRRNVPRAIFSTIFIVAALFIVSSYAAVLGFGTGHIDLMAKDEAPFDTLGRQYLGPLRVLVDLAGLTSIVATIVAAGNSQTRILFHAGREQLLPAVFGRVHGKNQTPHVAIYTYMGVATGLALLLGLEFDANTCYGYLTTLGTIPLILMYALSNLALPWYYLKVHREQFGFIRHLVIPVIGLIILVWPFWQLVQPNQEWPLNLFPWITGGIVVAGIFWTRYRLKKHPQIAEKAGSILADSHDS, encoded by the coding sequence ATGAGCCAGGTGACGTTAAAGCATGGTGTGTTGAGTTTCACGGATGTGATGGTGTCTGGACTGGCCAATATCGGGCCAGCCATGAGCCTCTTTTTCGGGGCAGCCTTTTTAGCGGAAACGGTGGGAAAATCAATCCCTTTCGAGGTGATTCTTGCGGGCATCGCGATCCTCACCTTGGGCAACACCATGGCCCAATTTTCGAAATCGATCCCCAGCGCCGGATCTTTTGTCACCTTCATCAGTCGGACGTTCGGAGCCGGGCTGGGAACGGCCAGCGCTTTTGTCATCGTGGTGGGATACATCATCGCCATTTCCGGCGTCATCGCGGTTTTGGGAGGCTGGGTGTCGGCGATCCTCTCCCGGGATCTGGGGGTCCACGTTCCTTGGCTTGTGGTGATGATCCTGGGCAGTGCCGGGATCACGTGGTTGTTGCTCCGCGGCGTCAAGGTGTCTTCCTTTTGGGCGATCGTCTTCTTTTTCTTCGAAGCGGGTGTTTTGCTGCTGTTGGCTGGGGCGATTCTGATCAAAGGAGGTGCGGAGGGAATCTCCGGGATGCCGTTTAACCCGTCCGGAGCGTCAATGGAGGCTCTGGCGACGGCGTTCCCCTTGGTGGTGTTCATGTTCGTGGGATGGGAGAACAGTGGCGCCCTGGCCGAGGAGACGGCCAATCCCCGACGGAATGTCCCTCGTGCGATTTTTTCGACGATTTTCATTGTGGCGGCGCTGTTCATCGTCAGTTCCTATGCGGCGGTCCTCGGGTTCGGGACGGGGCATATCGACCTGATGGCCAAGGACGAGGCACCCTTTGACACGTTGGGGCGACAGTATTTGGGGCCGCTCAGAGTTCTGGTCGATTTGGCCGGGTTGACAAGTATCGTGGCCACCATTGTCGCTGCGGGGAACTCCCAAACCCGGATCCTGTTCCATGCGGGCCGGGAGCAGTTGTTGCCGGCGGTGTTTGGGCGGGTGCACGGCAAAAATCAAACGCCCCATGTGGCGATTTACACCTACATGGGGGTGGCGACCGGGCTGGCTTTGTTGTTGGGACTGGAGTTCGACGCCAACACGTGTTACGGCTACCTTACGACCCTGGGGACGATTCCGCTGATTCTGATGTATGCCTTATCGAATCTGGCGTTGCCTTGGTACTATTTAAAAGTTCATCGTGAGCAGTTCGGATTCATTCGACATCTGGTCATTCCCGTCATTGGTCTGATTATCTTGGTCTGGCCGTTTTGGCAGTTGGTGCAACCGAACCAAGAGTGGCCGCTCAACTTGTTCCCGTGGATTACGGGGGGCATTGTGGTTGCTGGGATTTTCTGGACCAGGTACCGCCTAAAAAAGCATCCGCAGATTGCTGAGAAGGCGGGGAGCATCTTGGCGGATTCGCACGACTCGTGA
- a CDS encoding MFS transporter, with protein sequence MNKIKQKFLTYENGILLMMFFTWGFVFMERLSVSFLFPFFAPELKLNNAQLGLIASVLGVTWAISGWIFSSTSDLIGSRKKVLVPITFVFSICSFLSGAAKSFVNMLLVRALMGLSEGPVLPIAQAAVTAESSSRRRGFNIGFVQSAASLIGATLTPLIVTVIAMNYSWRTAFYIVGIPGLVMTFILLKYMREPKVKEPALQGQVHTKASWADYRKVFMHRNVWLCVVISAFFMTWLFVFTTFAPTFFVEADHFSAGEMGLIMSAVGLGNFLWTIIIPTISDKLGRKPTLILFSFVAILSPLLLATVHGSLAVMMLISLVTTVGNGVFPLFMVIIPSESLPLGVAATAISLTQLIGELVGGTIAPTLAGIAADQFGLSAPLYIAAAGALVCALVGFGLKETAPIKQRVTTASTETAIQ encoded by the coding sequence ATGAACAAAATAAAACAGAAATTTCTTACTTATGAGAATGGAATCTTGCTCATGATGTTCTTCACTTGGGGATTTGTGTTTATGGAAAGGCTGAGCGTTTCATTCCTTTTTCCCTTTTTCGCTCCAGAGTTAAAACTCAATAATGCGCAGCTCGGGCTGATTGCCTCGGTCTTGGGAGTCACTTGGGCAATTTCGGGATGGATTTTCAGCTCAACATCAGACCTGATTGGCTCCCGAAAGAAAGTGCTGGTTCCCATTACGTTCGTTTTCTCGATCTGCTCCTTTCTGTCAGGCGCTGCAAAATCGTTTGTAAACATGTTGCTTGTGCGCGCTTTGATGGGTCTCTCGGAAGGACCGGTACTTCCAATTGCGCAGGCGGCTGTCACAGCAGAATCCTCGTCAAGGCGACGAGGCTTCAATATTGGCTTTGTGCAAAGCGCCGCAAGTTTGATTGGTGCGACATTAACGCCGCTGATTGTTACTGTGATAGCTATGAACTATTCATGGCGTACGGCGTTCTACATTGTCGGAATTCCAGGTTTGGTGATGACATTTATTCTCTTAAAATACATGAGGGAACCAAAGGTAAAGGAACCGGCGTTGCAGGGACAAGTTCATACAAAAGCAAGTTGGGCAGATTACCGTAAGGTTTTTATGCATCGGAATGTGTGGCTGTGCGTCGTCATATCAGCATTCTTCATGACATGGTTGTTTGTATTCACTACCTTTGCTCCTACATTCTTCGTGGAGGCAGATCATTTCTCCGCTGGAGAGATGGGGCTGATCATGTCGGCCGTGGGGCTGGGGAACTTTTTATGGACCATAATAATCCCGACGATTTCCGATAAACTGGGAAGAAAACCGACTTTGATTCTGTTCTCGTTTGTAGCAATCTTATCACCGTTACTGCTGGCAACCGTTCACGGATCCCTTGCCGTAATGATGCTGATCAGCCTTGTGACAACGGTTGGTAACGGCGTATTTCCGCTGTTCATGGTGATTATACCGAGCGAATCCCTTCCGCTGGGGGTTGCGGCAACAGCAATTTCTTTGACGCAGCTGATCGGGGAATTGGTTGGTGGAACGATTGCTCCGACGCTCGCCGGCATAGCTGCAGATCAATTCGGTCTGTCTGCTCCACTATACATTGCCGCAGCCGGTGCCTTGGTCTGCGCACTGGTTGGATTTGGCCTTAAAGAAACGGCTCCCATTAAACAACGAGTAACAACTGCGTCAACGGAGACAGCCATTCAATGA
- a CDS encoding amidohydrolase family protein, whose protein sequence is MIDVHTHAFPERLMNAIYAWFRRDGWKIPYDGKQTEELFAEHRKQGMERFFVLLYAHKPGMARSLNDWLADLATVHPEVVPIGCVHQDDDVSAETEYCLGELGFAGMKLHCAVQRVSMDDPRLDPLYEKLIAFNKPLIVHAGTAPRDYTGTVGVRFFARTMDRFPELRVQVAHFGLYETESFVRLAEQLPNVVFDTAAITPETLNHWPGPMGWPPAEQWVEWIERLPGRVLFGSDIPFLNGQADVKAWVEGLPLSQQVKQEILDTNARRFWNLTDPPRS, encoded by the coding sequence ATGATCGATGTGCACACCCACGCCTTCCCCGAACGGCTGATGAACGCGATCTACGCCTGGTTTCGCCGGGATGGCTGGAAGATTCCTTATGACGGCAAACAGACCGAAGAGCTCTTTGCAGAACACAGAAAGCAGGGAATGGAGCGATTCTTCGTCCTCTTGTACGCCCACAAACCGGGAATGGCGCGGTCCTTGAACGACTGGTTGGCGGACCTGGCGACGGTTCATCCCGAGGTCGTTCCCATCGGATGCGTCCACCAGGACGACGATGTCAGTGCGGAAACCGAGTATTGCTTGGGGGAACTGGGTTTTGCGGGAATGAAACTCCACTGCGCCGTGCAGCGGGTCTCCATGGACGACCCGAGGCTCGATCCGCTGTATGAAAAATTGATCGCTTTCAACAAGCCTTTGATCGTTCACGCCGGGACGGCCCCCCGGGACTACACCGGAACGGTGGGCGTTCGATTTTTCGCCCGGACCATGGACCGGTTTCCCGAACTTCGGGTTCAAGTGGCTCATTTCGGCCTGTACGAGACCGAATCTTTTGTGCGCCTCGCCGAGCAGCTGCCGAACGTCGTCTTTGACACGGCGGCCATCACCCCGGAAACACTCAACCACTGGCCTGGCCCCATGGGTTGGCCGCCGGCGGAGCAATGGGTGGAGTGGATCGAACGCCTGCCCGGACGCGTACTTTTTGGCAGCGACATTCCATTTTTAAACGGCCAGGCCGATGTGAAAGCCTGGGTCGAGGGTCTGCCCCTGAGCCAACAGGTCAAACAAGAGATTCTGGATACCAACGCCCGGCGGTTCTGGAATTTGACGGACCCCCCGCGCTCGTGA
- a CDS encoding CocE/NonD family hydrolase — translation MTNTTKMVDDQYMRTEIRDDMLIMWQVPIQMRDGVVLRADVFLPTPEGAYPTIMSYGPYAKGQSFQEAYSAQWNQMLKDFPEIAEGSSNKYQCWEVTDPERWIPHGYAVVRVDSRGAGWSEGLQNLWSMEEIYDFYECIEWAAEQPWSNGNIGLLGISYYAANQWLVAALQPPHLKAIIPWEGTSDLYREFYYHGGIRCQFIDSWLPKQVPMQYGYGSRARKNPHTGESVAGPETFTEEELRRNRVDKVAEVKAHPLFDEYYQTLSVDWSQINIPLLSAANWGGQGLHLRGNIEGFMQSASEKKWLEVHGLEHWTHFYTPYGVNLQRQFFDRFLKGEDNGWDNKPKVLLQIRHVGNKFVAREEDAWPIPRTVWTKYYLNARSFLLNKELPENDSSVTYEALGDGVTFYTHPMEKETEITGPLAAKLFISSSTQDADIFLVLRLFNPSGEEVVFRGAMDAYTPVAQGWLRASHRKLDMERSLPYRPYHTHTEVEWLVPGEIYELDIEIWPTSIVVPEGYRLGLTVRGKDYEYSGALDEEMTQFHRYPSRGCGPFLHADPDDRPSHIYGGKVTVYTGRGRESHLLLPVIPEKP, via the coding sequence ATGACGAACACGACAAAAATGGTTGACGACCAGTATATGCGTACGGAAATTCGGGACGACATGCTGATTATGTGGCAAGTGCCAATTCAAATGAGGGATGGCGTAGTTCTGCGGGCGGATGTGTTTCTTCCGACCCCAGAGGGCGCTTACCCAACCATCATGTCTTATGGACCTTATGCCAAGGGACAGTCATTTCAGGAAGCGTATTCGGCCCAATGGAATCAAATGCTCAAAGACTTCCCGGAAATAGCGGAGGGCTCCTCAAATAAGTACCAGTGTTGGGAAGTCACCGATCCAGAGCGCTGGATACCGCACGGCTACGCCGTCGTGCGGGTGGATTCTCGTGGCGCCGGTTGGTCTGAAGGGCTACAGAATTTATGGTCAATGGAGGAAATTTACGATTTCTACGAGTGTATTGAGTGGGCGGCTGAACAACCGTGGAGCAATGGCAACATCGGTCTTCTTGGGATCTCATATTACGCCGCCAATCAATGGCTGGTCGCTGCACTGCAGCCACCGCATCTGAAGGCGATCATTCCGTGGGAGGGCACGTCCGATCTATATCGGGAATTCTACTATCATGGAGGTATCCGTTGCCAGTTCATCGATAGTTGGCTTCCCAAGCAGGTGCCGATGCAATACGGGTACGGGAGCAGAGCAAGGAAGAATCCTCACACAGGGGAATCCGTTGCAGGACCTGAGACGTTTACAGAAGAAGAGCTCCGGCGTAATCGAGTGGACAAGGTGGCGGAGGTCAAGGCGCACCCCTTATTCGATGAGTACTATCAGACATTGAGCGTCGACTGGTCACAAATCAACATTCCGTTGCTCTCTGCGGCCAACTGGGGTGGACAAGGATTACATCTGCGCGGAAATATTGAGGGATTTATGCAATCCGCTTCGGAGAAAAAATGGTTGGAGGTTCATGGGCTTGAGCACTGGACACACTTCTACACACCCTACGGCGTGAACCTGCAGAGGCAGTTTTTCGATCGATTCCTGAAAGGCGAAGACAACGGCTGGGACAACAAACCGAAGGTACTGCTTCAAATCAGACACGTCGGGAATAAGTTTGTCGCGCGCGAAGAAGACGCCTGGCCCATACCGAGAACAGTCTGGACAAAGTACTATCTTAATGCAAGAAGTTTCCTTTTAAACAAAGAATTGCCTGAAAATGATTCCTCTGTGACGTACGAGGCTCTTGGTGACGGAGTAACCTTCTATACGCACCCGATGGAAAAAGAAACCGAGATCACCGGGCCGTTGGCAGCCAAATTGTTCATCAGTTCATCGACACAAGATGCGGATATCTTCCTAGTGCTTCGGCTGTTTAACCCGAGCGGGGAAGAAGTTGTCTTTCGAGGAGCGATGGATGCCTATACACCGGTAGCACAGGGATGGTTACGAGCCTCACATCGGAAGCTGGACATGGAACGCAGTTTACCCTACCGGCCATATCACACGCACACAGAGGTTGAATGGTTGGTACCCGGAGAAATTTACGAATTGGACATTGAGATATGGCCGACATCGATTGTGGTGCCCGAGGGATATCGCCTGGGTTTGACAGTACGCGGGAAGGACTACGAGTACAGCGGGGCACTCGACGAGGAGATGACCCAATTTCACCGTTATCCATCACGAGGATGCGGACCATTTCTGCACGCAGATCCCGATGATCGACCGAGTCACATTTACGGAGGCAAGGTGACTGTATACACGGGAAGAGGGAGAGAATCCCATCTACTCCTTCCCGTTATTCCAGAGAAACCGTAA
- a CDS encoding 2Fe-2S iron-sulfur cluster binding domain-containing protein, which produces MTTSPWGSKTFRRVMPMFNVEIVDSFYEKEKPFFSCTNQQSLLDAMRLQGVRIKYACKVGGCGLCKIKVVEGEYRRGTCSVSGLPYDERLQNYTLACKTYPTSDMKILIQI; this is translated from the coding sequence ATGACAACCTCCCCTTGGGGGTCAAAAACATTCAGACGGGTGATGCCTATGTTTAATGTCGAGATTGTAGACAGTTTTTATGAGAAAGAAAAACCGTTCTTTTCATGCACAAACCAGCAGAGTCTATTGGATGCGATGCGGCTTCAGGGGGTTCGGATTAAGTACGCGTGCAAGGTGGGAGGATGTGGATTGTGCAAAATTAAAGTTGTTGAGGGGGAGTACAGAAGGGGGACTTGTTCCGTTTCGGGATTACCCTACGACGAAAGGCTGCAAAACTATACTTTGGCATGCAAAACGTATCCCACAAGTGACATGAAAATTCTGATTCAGATTTGA
- the thiC gene encoding phosphomethylpyrimidine synthase ThiC produces the protein MPNPNGPFVPSYAGHFPESRKVYLQGSRPDLRVPMREIHLSPTDGLSGPENNPPLRVYDTSGPYTDPDYVPDVRRGLPPLRRPWILERGDVEEYEGRRVLPQDDGMRPDDPRANREVFPGLTRKPLRAKPGRTVTQMHYARQGIITPEMEFVALRENLDPEFVRQEVARGRAIIPANINHPESEPMIIGRNFHVKINANIGNSAVSSSIEEEVEKMTWATLWGADTVMDLSTGRNIHTTREWIIRNSPVPIGTVPIYQALEKVDGRPEELTWEIYRDTLIEQAEQGVDYFTIHAGVLLRYIPLTAKRVTGIVSRGGSILAAWCLAHHRENFLYTHFEEICEILRAYDISVSLGDGLRPGSIADANDEAQFAELETLGELTKIAWKHDVQVMIEGPGHIPMHKIKENVDREMEVCQEAPFYTLGPLVTDIAPGYDHITSAIGAAMIGWFGTAMLCYVTPKEHLGLPNKQDVKDGVIAYKIAAHAADLAKGHPGAQAWDDALSKARFEFRWRDQFHLSLDPRRAYAFHDETLPAEPAKTAHFCSMCGPKFCSMRITQDIREYAASKGMELSEAVEVGMAEKAEEFRRSGGDIYRPV, from the coding sequence ATGCCGAATCCAAACGGTCCCTTTGTACCGTCTTATGCCGGGCATTTTCCAGAAAGTCGCAAAGTGTATCTTCAAGGTTCTCGCCCGGACCTGCGGGTGCCGATGCGGGAAATCCATCTCTCCCCAACCGATGGCCTCTCGGGGCCGGAAAACAATCCGCCCCTTCGGGTGTACGACACGAGCGGCCCCTACACCGACCCGGATTATGTCCCGGACGTGCGCCGGGGCCTTCCGCCCCTCCGTCGCCCGTGGATTCTCGAGCGCGGTGACGTCGAAGAATACGAAGGCCGCCGGGTGCTGCCCCAGGACGACGGAATGCGGCCCGACGACCCCCGGGCGAACCGCGAAGTGTTCCCCGGTCTCACGCGCAAACCCTTACGGGCGAAGCCCGGCCGGACAGTGACCCAGATGCATTACGCAAGACAAGGTATCATCACCCCGGAAATGGAGTTCGTCGCCCTCCGGGAGAACCTGGATCCCGAATTCGTCCGCCAAGAGGTCGCCCGGGGCCGGGCCATCATTCCGGCGAACATCAACCACCCCGAGAGCGAGCCGATGATTATCGGACGGAATTTTCACGTGAAAATCAACGCAAACATCGGCAATTCAGCGGTATCCTCGTCCATTGAGGAAGAAGTGGAAAAGATGACCTGGGCCACCCTGTGGGGGGCGGATACGGTCATGGATCTATCCACGGGGCGCAATATCCATACGACGCGGGAGTGGATCATCCGCAACTCCCCGGTTCCCATCGGCACGGTCCCGATCTATCAGGCTTTGGAAAAAGTAGACGGCCGCCCGGAAGAGTTGACATGGGAGATCTACCGGGACACCCTCATCGAACAGGCGGAGCAAGGAGTGGATTATTTCACCATCCACGCCGGTGTCCTGTTGCGGTACATTCCTCTCACCGCCAAACGGGTGACGGGCATCGTCTCCCGGGGCGGATCGATCCTCGCGGCCTGGTGCCTGGCCCACCACCGGGAGAACTTTTTATACACCCATTTTGAAGAGATCTGCGAGATCCTGCGGGCCTATGACATCTCCGTGTCCCTGGGCGACGGCTTGCGTCCGGGCTCCATCGCCGACGCAAACGACGAGGCACAGTTCGCCGAATTGGAGACCCTCGGCGAACTCACCAAAATCGCGTGGAAACACGACGTTCAGGTGATGATCGAGGGCCCCGGGCACATTCCCATGCACAAAATCAAGGAAAACGTCGATCGGGAGATGGAAGTTTGCCAGGAAGCGCCCTTCTACACCCTGGGACCCCTGGTGACCGATATCGCCCCGGGGTATGACCACATCACCTCGGCCATCGGGGCCGCGATGATCGGCTGGTTCGGCACGGCCATGCTCTGCTACGTGACACCCAAAGAGCACCTCGGGCTGCCAAACAAACAAGATGTCAAAGACGGGGTCATCGCTTACAAAATCGCCGCCCACGCCGCAGATCTCGCCAAAGGCCACCCCGGCGCCCAGGCTTGGGACGACGCCCTATCGAAAGCGCGGTTTGAGTTCCGGTGGCGGGATCAGTTCCACCTTTCCCTGGACCCGCGGCGGGCCTATGCCTTCCACGACGAAACCCTCCCCGCCGAACCGGCAAAAACGGCTCATTTTTGCTCAATGTGCGGCCCGAAATTCTGCAGCATGCGCATCACCCAGGACATCCGGGAGTACGCGGCGAGCAAGGGCATGGAGCTGAGCGAGGCCGTCGAAGTCGGGATGGCGGAGAAAGCCGAGGAGTTCCGGCGAAGCGGCGGCGACATCTACCGCCCGGTCTGA
- a CDS encoding LysR family transcriptional regulator, whose product MELRQLRYFIVVAEYLNFTEASKRLFVAQSAVSQQIAKLEQQVGVKLFTRNKRSVQLTSAGKTFLKEAIEIVRKTEEAIDKTHKANVGILGNLKIGFLAAPVRKFLPSLIRHFNNKYPMVDIELHHLNLAQLNEKLNADDLDIVFTVSFAVPQFGDYECKKLFSESICVFLHPEHSLCQKPRLRIADLAMEPFILRDREEGPQWYEYILMICAKNGFLPKIARETRHIETVLMFVEAGLGITILPRYLEMYANPSIRIIEVEDEKDSFDVVVYRKKRNMNPSVPLFLNEMDHFVHREVEPPLSG is encoded by the coding sequence ATGGAGCTCAGACAATTGCGTTATTTTATTGTGGTTGCTGAGTACTTGAATTTCACAGAGGCTTCAAAACGATTGTTTGTTGCTCAGTCAGCGGTGAGTCAACAGATTGCGAAATTAGAGCAACAAGTTGGGGTAAAGCTGTTCACAAGAAATAAGCGCAGTGTTCAATTGACAAGTGCAGGAAAAACATTTCTAAAGGAAGCTATAGAAATTGTCAGGAAAACCGAAGAGGCAATTGACAAAACCCACAAAGCGAATGTTGGGATTCTTGGGAATTTGAAAATTGGTTTCCTAGCAGCTCCTGTGAGGAAGTTTCTTCCTTCCCTGATTCGACACTTCAACAACAAGTACCCGATGGTTGACATTGAATTGCATCATTTGAATCTCGCTCAACTAAATGAAAAACTGAACGCGGATGACTTGGATATTGTGTTTACCGTTTCCTTTGCCGTTCCTCAGTTTGGAGATTACGAATGCAAGAAGCTCTTTTCAGAATCCATTTGTGTATTTTTGCATCCTGAACATTCACTGTGTCAAAAACCGCGCCTTCGGATAGCTGATTTGGCGATGGAACCGTTTATTCTCAGAGATAGAGAAGAAGGTCCGCAGTGGTATGAATACATATTGATGATTTGCGCAAAAAACGGTTTTCTCCCTAAAATAGCTCGTGAAACGCGGCACATTGAGACTGTTCTGATGTTTGTAGAGGCGGGACTAGGGATTACGATTCTCCCTCGGTACCTGGAGATGTATGCGAATCCATCCATTCGCATTATTGAGGTAGAAGATGAGAAAGACAGTTTTGATGTGGTGGTTTATCGGAAGAAAAGAAATATGAACCCATCTGTACCGTTGTTCCTGAATGAAATGGACCACTTTGTTCACCGGGAGGTGGAACCTCCCTTAAGTGGCTAA
- a CDS encoding HAD family hydrolase: protein MPDIRMIVYDLDGTLYRDRRHFRRYCELLAAGAPRLRAFERDWEEIEEERHPLRVGMFFNGRTGQICGPKGLMTWEGEVVQAGSAFYDDLVNDVEQERDLGDWLYIGDLWWSMIALAAWHRVPPERLRESFLATRAYMMEDTVPLRTVPGLREFIQARNREGVVQILATNSPEPDSWAIIGKLGLKGLFQVCSFVTGKPAGLLPRLREWAAKFGVSLDEVLMVGDNYRNDVVPARRGGCRTFFLDPHRVPHPVHATYHERRIESLFVHWNSPQNSR, encoded by the coding sequence ATGCCGGACATTCGGATGATCGTGTATGACCTGGACGGGACTTTGTATCGGGATCGGAGACATTTTCGCCGTTATTGCGAACTTCTGGCCGCCGGAGCCCCCCGACTGAGAGCGTTTGAACGGGATTGGGAAGAGATTGAAGAGGAACGCCACCCTCTGCGGGTGGGGATGTTTTTCAACGGCAGAACGGGGCAGATCTGCGGCCCGAAGGGTTTAATGACCTGGGAGGGGGAGGTGGTACAGGCGGGGTCAGCCTTTTATGATGATCTGGTGAACGACGTGGAACAAGAACGGGACCTGGGGGATTGGTTGTACATCGGCGACCTTTGGTGGTCGATGATCGCCCTGGCGGCGTGGCACCGGGTGCCGCCCGAGCGGCTGAGGGAAAGCTTCCTGGCTACCCGGGCGTATATGATGGAGGATACGGTGCCGCTCAGGACAGTGCCCGGTCTGAGGGAGTTCATCCAAGCTCGCAACCGGGAAGGGGTGGTGCAGATCCTGGCCACGAACAGCCCGGAACCGGATAGCTGGGCGATCATTGGAAAACTCGGCTTGAAAGGTCTGTTTCAGGTTTGCTCCTTTGTCACGGGCAAACCTGCCGGATTGCTCCCCCGGTTGCGGGAGTGGGCGGCCAAATTTGGCGTTTCCCTCGACGAGGTGCTCATGGTGGGCGACAACTACCGGAATGATGTGGTGCCGGCCCGGCGCGGGGGATGCCGGACCTTTTTTCTGGACCCGCACCGGGTGCCCCACCCGGTGCACGCCACGTACCACGAGAGACGGATCGAGTCCCTGTTCGTTCACTGGAATTCTCCTCAGAACTCCCGTTGA